Genomic segment of Arachis hypogaea cultivar Tifrunner chromosome 11, arahy.Tifrunner.gnm2.J5K5, whole genome shotgun sequence:
TGTCCCACCAGCCCACACTAAATTTGTGAACTCTTTTATATGTAAAATGAACATTTATTCTTTTTATatgtaataaaatataataatgaatTTGTAATAAGAATAAACATTCCTTTTATATGTAACAAGAACCATCCTTTTTATATGTAAAATGAACGTCTATTctttttatatgtaaaataaaatagagtaaagtattatttttgtcttcAATGTTTGGGATAAattctatttgtatccctaacgtttaaatcgtcctatttgtatccctaacatttgtaaaagtgattcaatgttatcctgccgtcaattacacatcatgagcgctttagtttgagttttaaaaatctcttcttgaagttagaatacaaatatctggaatagaatcgatgatctattccaaaaaatagctcatcaaatgttgaaactaattcctacaacatttacataattcacttttctacggacataattgaatctaaacacaaatagtgggtataatattaaaatcgaccatatccaagtgagacctaattgagaatgaatacatcaaaatgagaataattgaaaaatataatttgatttgttagtataattgatagtaggataacattgaatcacttttataaacgttaaggatacaaataggacgatttaaacgttagggatacaaataggacttaccccaaacgttggggacaaaaacattactttactcaataaaatataataatagattTGCAACAAGAACAATCATCTCTTCTTATATgtaaaatgaacatccacatGCAAGAAATTAGGGAGTTATAGAGATGAATTTGTAAAatataatggtttttgaaaagatttgaattgtaaTAAATgtgaaattttcaataaaaaaggaAGTTATAAAGATGGATTAAATCACcttcataaaaatttattttttttttaattggctaTGAGTAGTGAGAATATGTtgtataaatttgataaaaagaaatatattttCTCTACTAATTCCATTGCCTAGATATTGTAAGAAGAAGTGCAGAAAAAAGGAGATATGATAATTTATAGTTACTCTTATTCAATTGGATGGGATTGATTCTCTTTACGGCTGTGCCTGCACGGGCTGCGGAGACAGCGGCGTACGGTCAAGCTGCAGCAGTATTGGCGTGGGGTGCGGCAGCGTCGACATTGGCTATAGGGGGACAGCAACGCGGGGTGATGCATCGGAACGGCGGTCTCCGGTACCAACGACGAGTTTTGGAGGTGGACCGGAGATTGAGGACGACAAGTTTTGAGCGTGGACAAAAAATTGGGAGATTATGGTAAAATTAGAAGTAACCGTACGTAATGCTGAAGGTTATAGAAAACTTAGAGAAGGGgcgttgaatctatgaccttcttttactttaaaaattaaGGCTTTAATAACAAACTTTCACTTAGAATCTGTTTGAACTGTGCAGCGGAAactttatgagacaatttcattttgtctcataaatatcagaaaatagaactcagagaaagagaagagaaataacacaggcatgtatcctggttcagttgctttgtgcaatgcaacctacatccagtgtccaccacaacagtggtagaATTtctactatagttaaagtattacatacaccaattctttgGATTAACTCAATCCTTTCTCTCTCAAGTTCTCatctaacttgacttggttatgctaatacttAACTATTTactctaagtgctaacccaacttaaaaAGGGGCACCTCACAtgtaaaagacacaagacatagGAAaccacctaaagaaatctgaattcactctagacttttctctcaagtgtttcactcaaccTTTTGTCACTCATACGCTTTTTCTTGATTTCTCTCTTTCAATCGTTTACctttcaagaaattacagaaagatatacattgaaaatgaaatacaaactgtaaaatatgaaggagattaATGCATCAACAGCCTCTGTTGCTATAAGTTGAACCGGATTCAGCTGACTCTGATTGAGTTCTTCATCTTGGCGGAATGCTTCTATAACTTAGAAAGCACTGTCCAAAGTTGATGAACTCTTCACAGAAAAACTCTTCAGAACAAACTCAAAATCAAGTCCACTCTCCTTGTCTTCAGAAAGATgaagatttttctttttgtacCTCTTTTCAAGTTGTTGTATTGATCTCTTCTGAGTCAACTCTTTGAGCTATGTACTTCTCAGACTTGTCGTTTTACTTTCTTCAATTAACCCCCGAATTAGGGATTTTAAAGCTGGTCATTTTGCTTGACCGAAGACCTCAGATCAGCAAAGAGAAATGTTTCAACGGTAATCTTAAATCTGAACCTTTGAGCAAGTGCTTTGTCCCCAAGAAATAATTTTAACCTTTGATTCACAGCTGTGATTATCAAAGAACACTTTCTCCATTTATCCCAAATTGAAATTGTAGAAATTTAGAGGAGTTAAGAAAGTAAATTGCTTGCAGATGGAAATAAATCATCTTTATCCTCTAACTTAGCTTAACTTGCTTTGATTTGGGTGATTAGACACTACTTTTTGAGTTTTACCTCCTCTCtctattaattctaatttttaaaattttaaaatttataattaaataattaataaaaaatataattttttatttttaatttaccttttttttaaattcattattcacattatttgcCATCATTATTGTTTTCCTatacttttaataattaattttttaacaatttagaattaatttaataataattacctaaaaacaacttttaacataaataaattaaatataattgttgtgCATGgattaatctaaaattttttaaaaatttaactctctgagaatatatttaatacaaaaaaaatttaaaaataaaattaaaacaaataaaatttaaaaatatttttaaattttttatcaaatttcagttgcaacaaatatattttatccttttttgatggaaaagtataggttgACAATGAGAAttctaaataatgtgaacaatggatatgttagatgttcaattcaataagtatgcagatgattatgttcattattaaaagtaaagtattgtttttgtccccaacatttagagtaagttttaaagttgtccctaacgtttcaatcgtcctatttaagtccctaacgtttcaaaactgattcaatgttgtcctaccgttAGAGATCCGTTAACAAAATTGATGGcggaacaaaattgagacgattttaaaacgttaggaacttaaacaGGACGAAAACCTTAGGGACAagaatgatacatagaaataaattttaattttgtctttcaataatatcaattttttaccatacatagtattcaattattttttaatcatatctaagtaaagtacacttaatcatattacttttattttaaataaattaattttttttataattttacttttaaaaatttttagttatcatgaaatgtttatagaatgactagtatataaacttgcagaaaaaaaaatatatatatatatacaataaaatataaattatagcttttgtctctaatgtatcaaaattttttaaaattataaaaaaataaatttatttaaaatgaaagtaatgtgattaagtgtaatttatttagatgtaattaaaaaataattgaatattatgtacagtaaaaaattaatattattgaaagataaaattaaattaaaatttatttttatgtatcgtttttgtccttaatgttttcatcctatttaactccctaacgttttaaaatcgtctcaattttgtcccgccgtcaattttattaacggatccctaacggcagaacAACAtcacttaaataggacgattaaaacGTTATGAACAATTTTAGGACTTACcctaaacgttggggacaaaaacaatattttactcatttttaattaaatgatttTTGTTGAATATTCAATTCAATAGTTATGCTGATATTAAGGTTTAGGAAGTAATTTGATGTAGAATATTTTTTTGCTTTATTAGATTAATTCTAAAGCCCACTATTTACAAAAATTATGGTCAACCTAGCaaaacccctttttttttttttttcttttttctttttgcatgGATCAAGAAGCCCCTATCCTCATGTGCAGGCATTTCACTGAGGGACCTCACAGCCTTTAACTTTCCAGTGCTTTCCTAGTTTTTTGCTGCCGCAGCACCACCAATCTCGTTCGATCGGAGAGAGTGATGGCGGAATTGGATGCTGCTGTGTCAAAAAAACGAAAAACGGAGCAGGTTAAAATGGCGAAGGAAGCGTGCATTTGCCTCGTGTCGTATAAAAAGTTGTTCGTGATCAAACTAAGCAATTTAAAGAAACAAGAAGTTGATGTCAAAGATTGGACTTTTTTGCCTCCACCAGAGTTCGAGTTCGATTTGGATTTGAAACTTCCAGAGCGTGATTTGTGTCCTTTCGAGTTCGACTCCAAGATCTATATGGCGGTGTCCGGGGACCCGGGTAAAAAGGGTAGAAATGCGAAGGACTCCTGGCCTATCTACGAATTCAAATTTGGGGAGGGCAGTTTTGAGCGTGCGGAACCACTGGATGATGCACCGCTCCCTTTTGACGAAACATTCATCGCAAACACGCCAGGCTCCGGCGATGTTTACTTCTGTATGAAATCACAGGTCAAGGTCAAATATTCACCTGACTGTTACGTTCTTTGTTCTGGATCTAGAACTTGGAAACCCTTAATCACTCCTCCGACCGTCAGCGACCCACCTTTCCCATATAACATGTTCGTCCTCGACAACAACCTCTTTTTTTCATCGAGGGGAAAAAGAGACACCTGTTTGGCCCGCTTCGACCCCATAAAAGAGAATTGGACGACTGAGCCGGCTGAGAACAATCTTTCGAATTTCATAAAGGATAGGATCATTACCGGTGATAACTACGGTCGTTTTATTTTTGACCCGTACATTTCTGTGTCCCTTCCGGGTCTTGGCAGCCGCAACTATACCGTTTGCCTCACAAATGAGTATGTGGATGAATGTCCTCCTGAGGCACCTTTGCACAAGGTCTTGGCCATTCTCGTTAACCCCCAGAATGGCCGTGTTGCATTATATCAATACCTTGATGAGTGTTTTGAGGGTATTGATCCCACTGTGGGAGAAGATGTCAGGTTCAATTTTGTTGACCTTGGCAACGGGAAGCTGTGTGCAATACTCTTTGGAGGTCTACATGGTTCCATATCTAATTCATCGGCGCTATGCTTCTCAGTTTTCACACTGTCAGTGGACTTTGCAGCATTGCAACTTGAGGGTGGGGCTCCTCCCATGGAGCGAGATTTCTTACAAGTGACTGTCCATAAGAAGAGTGCCTACACCATGAAGAGCTCCAAGCTTAATGATCGTATACGCCACGCGTTTGTTTGGCCACCTACTAAGGGAGGAAGATTTCAGCACAGGACAACTTTGTGATAGTAACATTTCTTGTTGTTTCTTGTGGCTTGTTATCATCCTTAGTCGTTTTCAATAAGATTATGAATGAACAATGAATTAAATATTAATGTCTTTCAGAAATATGACCTTGCTTGAATTGTGTCTATATTCTCTTTAGCTCATCATACAAAATTACCTCTGCGTTctgtttcaactttcaaaataCACGAtgcattttaaataattaattgaagTTTCACAAAGTTAGAATGACTCTTGTttgaaaaatttagtttaaaaatttgatttcagtcatatttataatattatcgaTTGATTACATTATTGATTTGactaagaaaacaagaaaataataagaatgaCGATAAAGGAAAAATAATCTTCCGTCCGGGttataaaaattcaaatcaaGTTTCTAAATGATTGAAGGAAAATAatgatgttatttttaattttttttaatgtcatTCCTGACATGATTTTTTTAACATTATCAAAATAGGTCATGTTCCTAAACAAAATAAGCTAATGTAGTGGTCAGTTTTAAACAAAGTGCTATAGAGGGGTTCTATGAGTCTATTCTTTCAAAGATGATCATTGCTACAAAATATAATGATACATACATATGGAGTAAAGAAATTTACAAGTCTCATTCATATATGATAATGTACTACTCTGTACAGAGCCCCAAACTAAAACAAAAGATAGGGAAGCAAAAAGTTAAGAACAATAAGTGGAAACCTAAAATATGATGGGTGACCTTATCAACATTTTCTTCCAATACATATTTCACATAACCAAACCATTATCTCCAGCACAAGCAACATAGTTTAGTGTAGTCAGTTCTATTCAAAATCTATTATTTGTTGTACAACGGATTTCAGCTTCAAAAGGCATTTGAGTCGTCAAAGGTGAATTCCCCATGTAAGCACATCTGGTTCTGCATGTAGACATAAACATTTAAGTTCCGATTCACTTGCCCCTGGCCACGTATCTGCGAAAATGGAAATCCATTTTGCATATCTTGCAAGTCATGACTGACAGGGCCATTTCGGTTTAGGCTGATGTTCCGACTTCTGACCTATCCACGTTATCACATCTTCTGACAAACTGGTCAAGAGTTCTCTGCCTTGAAGGGCTATGCTCAATAGTAGTATGCTTTGCAGGGCTACTCAATGGCTGATTATTTGGCACAACTAAGGTGTTCTCATGGCCATCTAAACATCTGATTTTTCAATAactgaaattcagaatggtttctcaaaaacatcaaaaagtAACTCTCAAATACTACTTGAGTATAAATCTTGACAAAATATGAATATAAACCAGAATGGAAACCTTGTAGCTAAGCATTATGTACATTTTGCATTACATATGATAGTTCAAGAAGATGTAGAAATGTACCTGCCCCAAATTATCCAGTTTGAATTGCACCACATCCCTATGATGTAAAAATTTATATCATCAATGCATAATAAATGTTAAGTCAATGCTATACCAAACAGCGAAAgactgcagaaataacagaaccTACCATATGATGTCGTGAACCGTATCATTTGCCAACAATTAGTATATATTTACTGATGAGACCTGCAAACAAGAACTAACTAGTCATAAAAACAGAAGAGCACATGTTGTCTTTGCTACTCAAAAATTTAGATGTGAGAGTTCTTTTCATTTGAGATTATCTGTTTTCTTAATGTTGTCATGCAACTAGTAACAACTCTCTCCTTTCTACTTAATGAGTGTGAGAATACCAGGCCAATTCTATGAGCACGATCTTTGGCCTGAATCAGGTCACCTGGAGTCCAGGATTGTTCTGCAAAGCTTGCAGCAGTTAAAGTTAATCCAACTCCCCCAGCTTTAACGGATAGCTGCATGATAACGTGTCACATGAAATCATTATCACAAATACTAACCCATACAACAGAAAAGATGCTTATAACGGAAACAATTGGAAGAAATGCACAACGAAAAATACCACCATACCACAGCCGCTTTGATATAATCCTTTTCCTAAAAATCTAACCAATTGTTGCCTTCATGCACCGGGTGTACCTCCATCAATCCGGATGCAACCCACTTTTTTCTTCTGGAAATTTTCAACAGTTTTTTAAGTGTCTATAAtttccaatataaaaaaaaaaatgagtaaaattGAAATGGTCTTACAAGAAGGCACTCATGTATCGCATCTATCATTGGCTGATGGTGCGCAAATATAAAAAACTTGCAACCTGCCTGCAGTGATCACAACATATTACACGTGATAACCACCACTAGCCCATATGAAATAGAAAGatggaagcaagagaaaaaaaattgaagcaaTCAAACTTTCAAATTAAGCATACACAATGATTTGGGGCGACAGGAAGATGGATGAAATATAAGAATTAACACATAGTCTAGTTTACAGTTCGTGTTTGTTTTGGTCACCACTCAGACCAGCCAACGTTGAAACCAATAATAATTGTGGCATACGTATTAAAATGTCATATGCTGACATTTTCACTACACTGTTCGGCCAATTTAATTCATTCAACTTATGGTCCTACATTAAGGGGCACCGACTGCAATAAAAGCAATAAGAAAAGACCAATTTAACCAACATTGAACATATTTTAAACTATTGGATGATAAAAAACCATGCATCATGGAAGCACaccaatcaaaggagatggcagggAAACTAGAGAAGTTGAGAACCTAACTTGACTTTCTTATAGTACATACAGGTGCAGTCACTAATTCTTTGTTGACATTTTCTTGCTTTGAAGCAGCGGAGGGGAGCAATACCTCAATGACAGTTCCGAGATATTCAAGAACAGCAGGAATCTTGGCATCTGCAGAATTAGTATATATCTGAAATCGAATATATCATGATTCAGTTTTGATCATATACCAGTCAAAATGATTTAAACTACTCCAATATTGGCCAAGGCCTGAGAAAATGTTGCAGTAAAAACTATAGACCTATCATAGTTCTAGGTAATAAGAAAAACTTCCAAACAAATTGTACAAGTCAAGATTATGTTCAGGGCTTCGTCCATGCAAACCTTGTTAATCAGATTCTTTTGAGTAAATTTAAGAGATTCAGACTCATCTTTTGATTTGGGAGACTTAATTTTGTCTTTTACCACCTCCAACTGCAGTATAAAAAAGAGAAACCAATATTGATTAGATTTTACCACCTCAGACGCAAACCAAATATGGAGAGCACATATTACCATTTCCAAGTCAAATAACCTAATTTTAGAAAGAAAACTTACCACAATCTTACCAATAAAAATTGGTGAGCAAATTTTTGAACCATTTTCAAAGTGGAAGTTTTAGTAAAATACTCATAATCTAAACAACAATCACATAGTTCAAATAAATGAAATCCACAGTCCACTTTTTTGAATATCAATAACCCTATAAAatgtaaatagaaaataattttatatgcccAAAATAAGCATGTTGTCAAGACATACAAGAATTATGTTCCATAACTAACATAAATAACCAGAATATTGTCAAGACATACAagaattctgtttcacaactagttcaaacataaataaccagAACTGCATGATGCTATACTAGTCTCGAGATATAGATGCAAAACACAAATATGGATGGAATAATGCCAAAGTGACAAAGCACAAGGACCATCAACATGGAAAAATATGTACTGCGAAACAAAAATTTACTTTGCTATAACAGCTACTATATGGATGGAATCCCAAACACTTGACCAGCTTCCCCCCAAAGGAATTATATAAGCCAAGCTCAATTCTCATTCAGATAGAAAATAATAACATCAGTTTCCCAAttataaagaaaatgaaaatagaagaattATTACCTTCTCTGCTTCTGACAAGGAAGACAGCGGGAACATCCATAACCTGCAgactcaaaaattttcaaataaataagcCCTCAAAACAGCCAATCCAGAAAACCGTGCTAGGATGAACACACACACTTATTgctggaagagagagagagagagagagagagaaggggggggggggataTACCTTTCTTTTGCATTCCAAGAAGCTCTAGGGATTCTCCGAAAAGCAGAAATTATTACCTGCCATGAAACATAGCCTATAAAGAATGAGTATGCAGGAACTTGTTCAAGGCCAAAGACATAGCCCCTAATTATGGAAAATTCAAATTTTTCgatagaaatataaaatacaatactCTTGATGAAGTTAGCATGTGAAACCTGGTCATATTGGAATTTCACCGCAACATGCCCACTGAAATGAAGAAAAAGTTTGACCGAAAACTTCGGCAGTTCTTTAGAAGGCTCATCTGGTTATATATAAAGCCACATATTCAGCTTGTTTTCAGAGTTATTACCACTTCCTGAACACATATTCAGCTTGTTTAGAAGCCACTTGAACCCCTTGGCAGCTTCAATTCCAACTATGATGGAAAATCCAACAAGAAATAAGCCTGGGAAACCACATTTGCAAAACAAACCCACTCAATAATGCTAAATGCTAATCATCCTGCAATCTTATTTCCATCATGTCAAATGAGAGAATGTCATTTAATTCTGCTGAAGTTTGCAAAATTGTTTAGAGATGATTCACTCATTTTTTTCCCTAAATCTTTACCCTATGTTATGTGACATCCTAGACAAAAGAAAGTTCTATATATGTTTATTGTTATGTAATCCTTGTTCAGATGGCCATAAATCCTGAAATGTTCACACGCTAGTATAGTTCAGCAACCACGAACCAAATCTTAACAACTGTTCTCAAAGAATCCAAAATTCCAACCATACAAAAAGAAaggcaaaagaaataaaggatgATCAAGGGGAGAGAATGAAACATGCACTATTCAACCAACAACCAGACAGTAGCAACTGAGAATAAGTTACATGGCTAGAAAAGTAAATGCCAAATTCAACTGAAGATGCCAGTCTAGGGCAGTATCAAAGCAATTTGCTTAAATGGCATAGATTTAGATACACCATCCACCCACCTCCGGCACATGGAAATAGAGCATATgcacttgaaaatttttaatgatttcTTACATATGTGCAGTGACacaattttattaatttgtttgttaTAGTCTTTAGTCTCATTGACCACAACGGAAATAGAAGGCCATATGCATGTCCACACACATAAAATCTCAAGCAATAACGTCAATTTGggaaaaatattcaaaatcagtCTCCAAAAATTACTACAGCTGTAAATATGATCCAAAAGCAATAACGTGAAATCAGTGATCCAAGTAAATATTAGAATCATCGATCAACAAGGGGCTTATTCAAATCAACTACAAAGTTCTGTGCCATCATCTTGGTATTGAATATGGACAGAGGATTTGGGTTGAAATTCAGACGAGGGTTGAAGTTTGGGaggatttggttttgaaactaagagaaactaagcacttcgaaaaaaaaaattaagaaaaacagagaattgaaaaagAGAGTGAAAGcatactttctcttttttctccaaaCCTCAAACCCTCTTCTTTCCACCAGTAGTGCACCTCTTGTGCAAAGAATTCCTAGAAATACCTGAAACACAACAAACAAACGCATTAGATACGGTATTGCAATTGAATTCTGTGAAAGCATAAAAAAATTTGGCAGGTGCCGTGGAAGCTCCACTGGGAAagggcttcttcttcttcttccttttttccaAAAGATAATTTGTTTCTTCTTCAAGATTAAGTTGGTACAACTTCTTTGAATCAattattataaaatgaacaaTTTTAAGAGAATTATTACAATGATTTTACCGACAATGATTTACAACAACATTTAGATCAGAAACAAAGTGAATTAATTGGTTAGCAATTCAACATCATCTCAAAATACAAGGAGAAAGAAAATCTGGAAAAGACAGAACAGGGGAAGCCGACGATGCAGGGACTCACCAACTGACTACGGTCTACGGCTACGGCAAGGTCCCAAAACCAGAAGACGACGAGGATCCCAGGAAAGGCCGCGACACGTGGAGACGCCGGCGAGTGTGACTGAGACGAGATTCGAGTGAGACTGAAAGAGACGAGTGGGCTagtgtgagagagaagagagagtttcagTCAGAATTGAGAGAGACGTTATATTTGAGAGAGATGTAAGAAAACCCAGGAAAGATAAAGAACACTAGAAcagttattttgaatttttttttgttttttagatatgttctttttttttttgtatgaatgAACATCAGAAATTAAGGTTTATAAAGGAGTGTAAGCATTGACTGTACATCAATAATCAATCAgatgttgttttatttttaaattatttaaatttataaatataagttagctcaattttaaaatttgattaatttaaagagataaattttgtccAACACAAAGAAAAGGATTTTaggtctttttataaaattaaataaaaaaatactatgcGCAGTCAGGTTGCAGGTTGCAGCGATATTGGCGTGGGATGCATCCGACAGGCTATGGGATACAGCGACGCGGGATGAGATTGTGGCGGCGTGCACGGACAGCGGCCGAACGGCGTTAGGAAAAACGGCAGTGTTTGATGTATCGAAATAACCGTCTCCAGTACCGACGACGAGTTTTGGGAGTGGACCGGAGATTGACGACGACAAATTTTAAACATGGacaaaaaattagaatattatGGTAAAATTGGAAGTAATCAAATATAGTACGAATGTGTATAattattaattctaattttttaaattttaaaatttgtaattaaataattaattaaaatttaaatttaaatttttaatttttttaaatttattgtttatattgtttaccatcattattattttcttatattttcacatatacttttaataattaatttttaaaaaatttagaatctatttaataataattacataacaacaatttttaacttttaaagtaagtaaattaaatataattgttgtgCATGGattaatctgaaatttttttaaaaatttaactgtatgagaatatatttattataaaaaatttaaacaaaattattaaaataaaattaaaataaataaaatttaaaaatacttttaaaatttttgctaaatttCAGTGACAACAAAGGAAATCACTtagataaaaatacttaaaacgtcttttttttaaagatgttttttatcaattaaaatttaatacatataatctattaaactgtgttatttttgtaaaaattaaatcagacaaattaatttggacGAAAAATCGATAAACAAAACCTTGAactgatttaaattaatattctttttatagaaaataactaccatcattctattttaaaaaataactaaaatattcctattatatatatatatatatatatatatatatatatatatatatatatatattaatattaaaaatcctaaatcttaacTCTATAAtgacatagaaaaaaaaaaggttaaaatttagggattttcaaattttataataataataataataataataataataataataataataagagtattttagtcttCTTTTATAATagaatattgtagttattttttataaaaaaaaattttaatttagaccGATTCAAGGTCTTAATTTAGACCGATTCAAGATATAATTTATCGATTTTTTggccaaattaatttatttaatctaattttgataaaaataacatagtttc
This window contains:
- the LOC112722755 gene encoding uncharacterized protein isoform X9, whose amino-acid sequence is MTRFHMLTSSRVIISAFRRIPRASWNAKERLWMFPLSSLSEAEKLEVVKDKIKSPKSKDESESLKFTQKNLINKIYTNSADAKIPAVLEYLGTVIEVLLPSAASKQENVNKELVTAPVCTIRKSS
- the LOC112722755 gene encoding uncharacterized protein isoform X7, producing the protein MFPLSSLSEAEKLEVVKDKIKSPKSKDESESLKFTQKNLINKIYTNSADAKIPAVLEYLGTVIEVLLPSAASKQENVNKELVTAPVCTIRKSSCKFFIFAHHQPMIDAIHECLLKKKVGCIRIDGGTPGA
- the LOC112722755 gene encoding uncharacterized protein isoform X4; translated protein: MTRFHMLTSSRVIISAFRRIPRASWNAKERLWMFPLSSLSEAEKLEVVKDKIKSPKSKDESESLKFTQKNLINKIYTNSADAKIPAVLEYLGTVIEVLLPSAASKQENVNKELVTAPVCTIRKSSRLQVFYICAPSANDRCDT
- the LOC112722755 gene encoding uncharacterized protein isoform X5; translation: MRIELGLYNSFGGKLVKCLGFHPYSSCYSKLEVVKDKIKSPKSKDESESLKFTQKNLINKIYTNSADAKIPAVLEYLGTVIEVLLPSAASKQENVNKELVTAPAGCKFFIFAHHQPMIDAIHECLLKKKVGCIRIDGGTPGA
- the LOC112722755 gene encoding uncharacterized protein isoform X8, which encodes MRIELGLYNSFGGKLVKCLGFHPYSSCYSKLEVVKDKIKSPKSKDESESLKFTQKNLINKIYTNSADAKIPAVLEYLGTVIEVLLPSAASKQENVNKELVTAPVCTIRKSSRLQVFYICAPSANDRCDT
- the LOC112722755 gene encoding uncharacterized protein isoform X3; protein product: MRIELGLYNSFGGKLVKCLGFHPYSSCYSKLEVVKDKIKSPKSKDESESLKFTQKNLINKIYTNSADAKIPAVLEYLGTVIEVLLPSAASKQENVNKELVTAPVCTIRKSSCKFFIFAHHQPMIDAIHECLLKKKVGCIRIDGGTPGA
- the LOC112722755 gene encoding uncharacterized protein isoform X6, producing the protein MTRFHMLTSSRVIISAFRRIPRASWNAKERLWMFPLSSLSEAEKLEVVKDKIKSPKSKDESESLKFTQKNLINKIYTNSADAKIPAVLEYLGTVIEAGCKFFIFAHHQPMIDAIHECLLKKKVGCIRIDGGTPGA
- the LOC112722755 gene encoding uncharacterized protein isoform X1, with the protein product MTRFHMLTSSRVIISAFRRIPRASWNAKERLWMFPLSSLSEAEKLEVVKDKIKSPKSKDESESLKFTQKNLINKIYTNSADAKIPAVLEYLGTVIEVLLPSAASKQENVNKELVTAPVCTIRKSSCKFFIFAHHQPMIDAIHECLLKKKVGCIRIDGGTPGA
- the LOC112722755 gene encoding uncharacterized protein isoform X2, with amino-acid sequence MTRFHMLTSSRVIISAFRRIPRASWNAKERLWMFPLSSLSEAEKLEVVKDKIKSPKSKDESESLKFTQKNLINKIYTNSADAKIPAVLEYLGTVIEVLLPSAASKQENVNKELVTAPAGCKFFIFAHHQPMIDAIHECLLKKKVGCIRIDGGTPGA